The segment CGTATCAAAACAAATGGTTCCTTGCCAAGGGATAAAAAATCTCCATTCTATCAAGAATTACAGAACACTTTTCAGGGTAGTAGTAGCAATCTTAGCCAATCGCCAAAATCTTACCAGAAGTCATCTTCTGGCTATGAAAATGTTCAGCTTTGGCAACAAAATCGCGTAGAAATTGTATCAAATAAAAAGTCGTCGGGCTACGAAAACGTTAAATTTGTACCACAAAGTCCCCGCACTAAAATAAGAACAAATTGTATGTCTCCCAAAAAGGAGTCCAATCTGAATAATTCAATTTTTAGTCAGGAAACTACGAGTTCAGGAAAACCAACCACCAATTATGAAGACTTAATAAAATCATTTgaggaaaaatttcaaaaggaaATAAATGCCATAGAAGAAAGTTCGAGATCTGTACTGGactcaaaaaaatctttatcaaATAATTCATCACCTGCTGTCAGTAAgagaacaaataaaaacatcaacaatCTTACAATAGATATCAAATCATTTGTCTCTCCCTATAATTCACCGACACCATTAAAAAAGCCTACTCCAGCCCCtcgaaaaatcaacaaaacaaaagtCCAGGGAACAGGAAGCTTATCTAATTTACTTGCCAATCAGTTTCCCCATGAACAATTGCATAAAGAGCGAGAAGATCTGCTGCAACGAATTCAATGCCTGAAAAATGAATTAAGTTCTTTGCAAAAGCAAGACAATGAAACTCTGATCGAAATGGATATGGAGAATGCTTTGGTTATGGCGGAACTGCAATCACTTactgtaaataaacaaaaactccaGGATGAGTACCAAgcattacaacaaaaaatctatAGGTTAGAAGCCCAACGCAATGCCACTAGGGTAATGGAGGAAAACCAACAGTCCAAACTAAAACACAACATAGAAATGAAGCAAGATCAAGTGGAAAAACTTAAGGAACTATTAAAGCAAAAACCTGACAATTTGTGCTTAAAGGAAGAACTTTCTAATGTTCGAGAATCTTTGGAAAATGATAAAAAGTCTTTCGAAGACTTGGAATTTCAGTATTTGGAAGGTGAGTCCGAGTGGCAAGCATATCGTGAAGATTTAAATGCGGAGGAACAGACAATAAcgaaaaaaattgaagaatGCCAATTGTCCATTGAAAATTTGCAGAAACAGGAGTTAATCTGTTCAACTACCACAAATGCAAAACAGCGTCGCTTAAGTAATCATTTAATATCTCTTATTAAAGATCTGCAGCAATGTGAGgaacagtttaaaaatttagaaaaaaaactttcactgAAAATAAGTTCGAATTCTTCCCTCTCAGAACAAGAAGATGATCAAAAACCATCAAACTCCCTGGGTTCCCAGGGCCAAATAACACAATCATTATTTGGTTCTACTGAAATGCTATGTCCGAAAGTGCATACCGAAGACTTGATGTCCAAAAGTGTCaatgaaaacatgttttataacaacaaaatcgaACTTCCTAAGAGTGGCTTAACAGCAAACAAATACAAAGGCTCTAAAGATAGTTTGGATTCAAAGGATGTCAATTGTAAGGTGAATGTCACCTTAAAAGAAATCGAAAGGGAACGTCAATTATTAACCACTCAAAAGGGATTACGGGATTTGGATTATGAAAGAAGAAAAATCGAAGAACTTCTTAAGAAATTAAACTcggaaacaaaacaacaaaatattactaCAAGTAAAAGTGATGGCAAAAAAGgtgaaaataaaacatcaatCGTACATTATAAGAAACAAAGCTCTCAAAAGGATGATTCCTTAAGTCCTGCATACACTAGCACCCCTCCACTTTCAGCCGGTAGTTCCGACCCCTCCAACAAATTATCGCCAAACATCGTTCATAAATCCAACAATGAATTAAGCATATCGTCACCCGATAGTCCTAGAAGTTTCTATATAGATGATAAACGTTCCAGCAGCGTATTATCAAATGAACTCTCCTCACAGGGTGACAGCTCAAGCATATCATGTGAACGCAAAAAATCGCACCAGCAAAGACAACAAAGGCCGCTGACACGTTATTTACCCATATTCGCCGAAGATTTGGATCTTAAACGGCACATAGAATCGGCCGGCCATCCCATATCTCTCTGTCCCCACGTCTTTTTGGATGCCTACACTTGTCGTGGCTATCTTCATAAATTAGGGTCCACCTTTCACACTTGGTCAAAGCGTTGGTTTGTTTTAGACCGTCAACGCAGTGCCTTAATATACTATGCCGATAAATCCGAACGGAAGCCTAGAGGAGGAGCTTACTTCTCCTCAATTGATGAGGTATATATGGATCATTTGAATGTCTCAAAAAGTAGTCGACCTCACTCGACATttatagtaaaaacaaaaaagagaagTTATTACTTGCAGGCTGCCTCCGACACAGCGGCCAGAATATGGATAGATGTCATTATAACAGGTGCTCAAGGTAACATAGACTATTGAGCACAACTGAGTGGCATTAAACCCACACTGCAACCACAACAATtccattttaaattatacattatttttttagtattaagtatgtaCCTAGAATTTTAAaggtataattttttataaaaatcataaagtcgtatcaaaaatatttgatattaatttgtattaatacaCTTACTAAATTCTTACCTATCTAACTCGATAACTGCTACAGAAACTTTTATGAAATGAAAGACATAAATGCAACATTCCCTATTTTCAACAGTTATAAATCGAAATTGTTagttaaatctattatttttttcttattaagcttaagttgaatttaaatattttgaaaggtTTAGGTTTTACTATTACATCAAAATGACTtccttaaaaatacttttacttatttaaagtgaattatcacaaatattaattaatataccCGCTCAAAAAATACAGACTTGCTCAGAACTCTATACAAAGTATTCCTGAATAGTTTTAAAAGCATTATGTTTCTATTTAAATGTgcctaattttataaaaaaaatggtgATTATTATACATACTACTAAAATCAATTATTATCATTTTCTTCTTTCCGTTAGCATAaagttgaaaattaattttgaattacgtttttaaataaaaaatcaccaATTAATTATTGTATGTAAATAgtgataaaaaattgttaaaattgttgttataattaaacatcaattttatttaaatgtgtattaaacaaaaatactgttagttaaaatattaagaaacaataaaatactgtttgaaacaaaataaaattgatttttttgttatataaatatctaGGTTGCTTTTTCTCTTTCATTTGAATGAATAAAACAACGATGTATTTTAAAGTTAGATTTGTTtctggtttattttttatcaatagtTTAATTTACATGattcaatttacttttatatattagTCAACTATTTAATTAGAGCTCTTTCAAAACTTgagattaaaatatatattttgtgtgtatatattttttgtatatttttatataaaaagaaaaatgtataaattacaaataactttattcttagaaaaagaaataaaaaaaaccgagaaatcataataaattaattgaacAATAGGCAggagatatttttaataaataaaacagcacaaaataaaatgtggacaaaagtattattttagaaatatgtttgtatgcatGTTGTTTAGTGTATAGTTAAAGTCGTAAAGTTGTTAACAAAAGTCAAGTGTTGCGGTTTAGATTATaatcatttatttgtttgttaaaagacTAAAAATGGAGGCAtctaatattttgatttaagtttcaaaaggaattaaaaatcttttgaacTTTCAAACAATTAGTTTCTTAGTTGAAATTAATCTGATTATATTTACAcaatataattatgtatgtagtttgTTAGATcctctttaaaattaaatgttttatatgtgTACCTTGTTGCATTAATTACTTTAAGCAATTCAATTGCTCATTTcacttttatcaataaatgttttaaaagcttttccttTCACTTCTTTTTCTCTTgatttgctttagtttttttttaaagtagtgTATGTCATCTATGATTCAAATTCTTTTTATCACAAGTGTAGCAACCGATCAGCATCGCTAGATATTACCAGCACTATGATAGTATTGAAAACTATTAAAGTTAACCGGCGTTTTCGGACTGGAACAGGGATACAGGAAGTCGTCGTGTTGCAACTGAGTTTGAGTTAGTGTAGAGTCGCTAGCACTACGATGCAGTTTGGGCAGAGTTCGCCAGATATACTCAAGCATATTGAGTAATAAACGGAATAGAGGTCTTTCATTACGATCATACTTAATGCAATCCTCTGTAAGACGTTTAAGAGCTTGAGGAGCATCAGATCGTATTCTGGACATGTCCGGTTTCAATAGTCCCCGTCCCACCATGAATAAAATTTGATCCTTGTTGTTTATATGACTGTATGGTAGACATTCAGCTAGTAATTCGTACAGTACGATACCGAATGCATAAACATCGGATTGAAATGAATATGGGTTCTGTTCTTGCATGCGTATAACTTCGGGCGCCATCCATAATATGCTGCCTGTTGGTTGGTTTGCTTGTTTTTCACCCGACCATCTTGTTTTCGCAGTAGCCAATCCGAAGTCTCCTATTTTAACGGAGTATTCATCTTGTAAGAATATATTGTTAGATTTTAAATCTCTGAAATAGAAAAACACGAATGAATCCGCTGGaaggaaaactttttaattcGAAACTAACCTGTGTATGATATTTTTAGCATGCAAATAGTCCATTCCCTGAGCCACTTGGCGTCCGATGTCAATTAGAGTTTTTAGTTTGAATTTGGTTTCTTTGACATGTATATGCTTATACAAACTGCTGCCTTCACACCATTGAGTAACAATGGCCAATGAAGGTTTGGATACACAAcccataaacaacaaaatattacaatgtCTGGTTTTCTTTAACATAGCCACTTCATTTTTAAATGCTTGCAGTTGTGCTAAACTGGGAGTTTTGACATTAAGGGTCTTCACCGCCACTGGACCATGCCAATGGGCTTTATACACTGTTCCAAAGGAACCCGAACCAATTCGTGGTCCTATTAGAATTTCTTCTGCTTGAATATTCTGAAATCAAAGGGAATTtggataaatttaaattaatgtttgctACTTCGTCTCAACCTACCCAATTTTCTTCTGAAGTTCGATTGTCTCTAGaagataaaagatttttattactttcatCTGCAGAACGAGCTCTGCCTCGATTTACATGCTTTAGCGTGCTAGTGGGAGAAGCTTGTGTTGAATTGGAATGATCTCCACAATGTTGTAAAGGTCCATGAGCCTGAATCAGTTTGCATTGAGCCTCAGTAAGAGGCttaatattgttaatataaacatttggaGCTGAATTAGACCGATCCTGTTGACTTATAGAACGAGGATGGCGACTCTAAAGGTAATTAAACAAATCTATTTGTAAaag is part of the Lucilia cuprina isolate Lc7/37 chromosome 3, ASM2204524v1, whole genome shotgun sequence genome and harbors:
- the LOC111691044 gene encoding raf homolog serine/threonine-protein kinase Raf — encoded protein: MTSSPSSEDSEELYDALAEELKNIQLVIRVTRENIDALNAKFANLQEPPPMYIAEYQELTSKLHELEAKETELMEQMSVQQELEEKQLQQQQSYNEYSAFQSHYQNQQQIQMQQLLTRPGYQGNDMTDSLISSQSTNYGGSQCGTLTRQRKVLLRAHLPNQQRTSVEVVPGVRLCDALMKALKLRQLTPEMCEITTSENGRNIIPWHTDIGTLQVEEIFVKLLDKCPIMTHISHQFIRKTFFSLAFCECCRRLLFTGFYCNQCNFRFHQRCYDKVPTLCQQFPVDSYYQRLLAQNPENAVGILHPGRGMIGDFSSRHPRSISQQDRSNSAPNVYINNIKPLTEAQCKLIQAHGPLQHCGDHSNSTQASPTSTLKHVNRGRARSADESNKNLLSSRDNRTSEENWNIQAEEILIGPRIGSGSFGTVYKAHWHGPVAVKTLNVKTPSLAQLQAFKNEVAMLKKTRHCNILLFMGCVSKPSLAIVTQWCEGSSLYKHIHVKETKFKLKTLIDIGRQVAQGMDYLHAKNIIHRDLKSNNIFLQDEYSVKIGDFGLATAKTRWSGEKQANQPTGSILWMAPEVIRMQEQNPYSFQSDVYAFGIVLYELLAECLPYSHINNKDQILFMVGRGLLKPDMSRIRSDAPQALKRLTEDCIKYDRNERPLFRLLLNMLEYIWRTLPKLHRSASDSTLTQTQLQHDDFLYPCSSPKTPVNFNSFQYYHSAGNI
- the LOC111691088 gene encoding pleckstrin homology-like domain family B member 1, with amino-acid sequence MSLSKKDPSLRVAANDPHLVSLGGGRLSTAVTIHNIPVGDCTIGSSPQCSVSLSGSGVRPIHCTIYRSEENQVTLVPERNARILIDNQIVKNEIDLRQGAMITIGDSYYLRYNNPAEALQMRSAMGDISENDYSPDLDYFYESNVNPVAKCRQSDKSTYSDYDNLKISDTSVDILGWQCPKVFTADLVTVNMPAKDVLGQKYASFAKNLAENHRKDKNVNVLNASDHIYSNITLNNSLSKSKELLTKTNSTSTPMKSNDLQHNDRDPLEDMLKICAEYSDKQDRSYTGGSSSTTSSPIVQNRIKTNGSLPRDKKSPFYQELQNTFQGSSSNLSQSPKSYQKSSSGYENVQLWQQNRVEIVSNKKSSGYENVKFVPQSPRTKIRTNCMSPKKESNLNNSIFSQETTSSGKPTTNYEDLIKSFEEKFQKEINAIEESSRSVLDSKKSLSNNSSPAVSKRTNKNINNLTIDIKSFVSPYNSPTPLKKPTPAPRKINKTKVQGTGSLSNLLANQFPHEQLHKEREDLLQRIQCLKNELSSLQKQDNETLIEMDMENALVMAELQSLTVNKQKLQDEYQALQQKIYRLEAQRNATRVMEENQQSKLKHNIEMKQDQVEKLKELLKQKPDNLCLKEELSNVRESLENDKKSFEDLEFQYLEGESEWQAYREDLNAEEQTITKKIEECQLSIENLQKQELICSTTTNAKQRRLSNHLISLIKDLQQCEEQFKNLEKKLSLKISSNSSLSEQEDDQKPSNSLGSQGQITQSLFGSTEMLCPKVHTEDLMSKSVNENMFYNNKIELPKSGLTANKYKGSKDSLDSKDVNCKVNVTLKEIERERQLLTTQKGLRDLDYERRKIEELLKKLNSETKQQNITTSKSDGKKGENKTSIVHYKKQSSQKDDSLSPAYTSTPPLSAGSSDPSNKLSPNIVHKSNNELSISSPDSPRSFYIDDKRSSSVLSNELSSQGDSSSISCERKKSHQQRQQRPLTRYLPIFAEDLDLKRHIESAGHPISLCPHVFLDAYTCRGYLHKLGSTFHTWSKRWFVLDRQRSALIYYADKSERKPRGGAYFSSIDEVYMDHLNVSKSSRPHSTFIVKTKKRSYYLQAASDTAARIWIDVIITGAQGNIDY